The Apostichopus japonicus isolate 1M-3 chromosome 14, ASM3797524v1, whole genome shotgun sequence region GTCCGTAGAACTTTAAAGATTACAGCGTAGCTTGATGTGAATTTATTTATAACAAAGATGGGGTAACGGAGACATTGGAATCTTAAACGGGACCGATAACCAAAACTGCTAATACATGTGCGATTACTGGCCAGGAGAGAATTAAGCCTAAGCCTAAGCTAATAAATTGCTTCTTATATTGAAGTATATATTGTACATGGACCATTGTACTGACAGTGTTTCCACCTCACTTTAGCCTTCGAAAGATACAATTGGTTCAAAATACATTGTAGTGATGGGTTATGCATTATAATAGAACGCAAGGTGAAGGTCTAGAGTTGAAGGACGAGAAGTGGGTGGGTTCAAGCGGATTTGAAATGTCGTTTTCAGTTTAGTTCAATGGTTTACTTACGGTATTCCTTAACTTTGTTTTATCACACTTTACCATTTACACGGATGTTCGCCCCGCTACATGCCAAGATAAATGGTATCCAGTGAAGTCGCGTGACAGTCCTATGAGATTAACGTTATTGTATTGATCAATAAATTTAACTTAAGTATGGAAGGGTAATCTACACGCATCATCGTGTTGTTCATGAACATTAACTCCAGGATAAACACACCTGTGGAATGTTGAACTTACGTTGAACTTACACAAATTAGATTTAAACTGCTTAGAGATATATTGTTTCAAACAACAGAGGACGAACAAGATGGACGGGACTGATCAAAGCTGTAAATGCAATGATTGTTTGAAATGAAGGTAAATAATGCGAAGATAACGAGGCGAATGTTAGCTGCAACAGTAAATGCACCATGACACACGTTCACACTGCAGATATAAACGCAGCATAAGTTTGAGTAGTCCACATGCATTCACCAACAATGTCGCGGTAAGGCGCATCTCCGTGGCAATCAGAGATAGTTGAACTATATATAACATAGAATGgtattctttttcatttgattGTAACACAGGGTAAATAGTTCTGAAGCATTCATAGATAAAGAGAGAtgggagaaggggggaggggggggggggtgagatggTGGCCAACAGGGTGCACTTTTCAAGAGTACTGTCCTAGAGATCCTGGCCCTTTAACTATTCCCAGACATAGAGGAACTTTGAAGTAGATAAGATTTCTCCGAAATGCAAAATGCACTGAAGTGAGCCATAAATTGTCCCACATTAGTGACagttgactttctagcatatttggtgacCATACTGGTGCCTTTTAAAAATGCATAGCAATGGCAAAAGCAGAAAAGTTAATGGACATTAGTATTGCTGCCTACTTTAGTATGCAAAAAAAActgctaaaagttttcaaagtatCTTTATGGAGGTTCCAACCCTCCAGATTATACCAAGATAATGAGGTGTTTTAATTGACAATTAATGGGAAATGGTTCGAAGAGAGCAGTAAAAAATTTTCTTGAATGTGTAACATTATTTAACTTGTCTAGCATATGTGTGATGATTATTTAActtgtctagcatatttggggctgAAATTATGGCATTAGATGAGCATTCACATGTAAATTACTCTCAATCTAAAAAGGCCAAAATAGAGAAATAAACATAAGTAGATATTGTGAAACATCATCAGCATTTATTATTAATGTCACTGTCTGCTTATACATAACCCACAATGTTTCCTCTACTGCAATTAAAATAGATGCAACTGTTATACAGCCATCTGGATAACACAGCAACCTTTTTTAAGTACCGAAGCAGCTTAAAATTACACATAACCCATTTTTGCAATAAGTCTTTAACCATTGTCATGGTAATTTAATCAGGAATGACAATACTTCATATATCCATTCCACCAagcctccccctccctttgagAAATCATTACTGACTGACTAGTGTCCCATTCAATGTTTGGAATTGAAGACAGATGTGAAACATCATTCACACTTACCCTTTGAGGGTACCTGGATGGGACGAGAATATTTTTAGTTCTTTTCTAGTACATTTAGTCAATTTTCCTATTTAAAAATCAAGTATCACATAGTTTTTTATCACATTCATGATTGATGAAAACACAAGAAGCAAATTATTTTTGTAATAGTGCAACGAATTCAGGCTATTCTAAGATTAAAAAACAACTGTAGAAAAGATATTGAAAGACATATTAGCAAGGAAATACATTATTCATTGTAATGAATCTTAACAGTCTCAATAGCTGGTTATCTTTAtaagacacacaaaaaaagaaaagaaagatgaacACTTGCTACAAGGCAAAACCTGCCGAAAGTTAAAGGGCTTCACCCTGATGAAAGATTATTCAAAATACTGCTCCTTTAAACTCTGAAATACCTTCCCTACAAACTTTGATCAAACTTTTACACCTTCAAGAAAATATTAACACATTGATACCATTGTGGTTATTTAAAGACCAAATCTTCTTGcttaattcattattttttttttcttcctattGTCCTTATTAttcttcatgaatatttattcaatATGACAATACCATACTTCAGAAACATATTCAGATGAAGGTTTGTAACACACCAATGCTTGtcaatgttttcatatttcGTAAAGGCATACAATCTTAAGTATTTGAATACAATATTTTGAGCTGGAACTGAGAAAGCATTCTCTACCTAGCactttaaaatttacaaatgCATTATTGCCCCCTATGATGAGAACTACTCCAGGACTTATAGAGGGCAGTATTTGCAAATGATGAtcaatgtacagtaggtcagGTATAGGTTGATAGGCTACAGTATCTATCACATAGATATGTCACATACAATGTATTAGACAAATGTTAAGGCACTCTCAAAGGGAAAAGCTACAATTCCAGTTTGACCAAAATCACAGCTTACTTTTAATACCATTAGTGCAAAATACAAAGAATtgatttggaaatttttttcaaagtacataaaaaaaaaatcgcccgCCACAAACAAAGTTTTAGGATTAAATGGTCACACTAGCTTTAAGAAGGACAGCACCATTGGGTGGTACCTTGACAACCAAGGGGTGATCGACATCAATTAACCCCCAGTAGACTCCTGTGTACAAATCCACAATGTGGTATGCCTTGTAGCCAGTGACTTGCAGTTGTGTTAGCGTGGTATTGACATAGATGGCAAGCTTTATGTTACGGCTGACAAAGGCTACAGCGTAAGCGTCCATTGACAGTGGGCGGGTCCATGCTTCAATAAGGACATTTTTGGTGGTATTCTGTACGTGGAGATGAAATGTAAGGTGATTGATACAGTGCTCAATGAGGAGAGGTGAATGTACTTTGAGAGACAGAAACAAATCTAGACTGAGTGTAATTTACAGATTCTGTGCATTGATTAAAGTAGCTGTTGAGTATAAACATGCATCTAATAGACATTGGTATTATGGGAAGGAAAATTTTAAAGACTaaagcgagagagagagagagagttattCATTACTTCTAATTAATATTGGTGTAGCGTTAATGATGTATGGTTGTGTCTTAGAGTCACCAATTGCTATCTCACTCCACAAAATCTTGGGTGAACTTGGTGGATATTTGGTGATCGAGTGCAACCAGCAAGTcaaaagaaggggggggggtgcctttCACAAAATTACACCAGAGGCAAAATGATAATCATCGGCATGATGTCAGTAAGGCTTATTAGGTGTTCCTTGAAAACTTTAATTTACAAAAAGACTAGTAGATAAAGTATTGGGAGAGAACCAGATGCTTGAATGGAGGCAATGTGGTGTAGGACAATTTATACATCTTTCTCATGATGTTGCAGCCTTCAACTTAAAGGGTGTCAATACTTTAGTATGGGACATTAATCCATTGATTTTGTTGTCCTGTGCCATGAACAAAATAGATTTGAAGGCTGGCATCTTATTTAGAGGAATATATGTCCTGCTACTATTCAAATCACAATATCCTGTAAACTCAGGGTCATCTAGGAGTCCTCTCCAGTCTGTAAACTGCTTTGATATGGTTTTTTAACTAATGCCAATATTAAAAGGTGGGCCTGATTTGAATTTAACCTTAATTTACAAGCTAGGTTTCAGTTCCGGTGGTATAACTTTGATTTAATGTGATTCTATTTTTAAATAACTTGCGTAAAACTAGTGTATTTCTACTCATTCCATTTTGTGTTTGGGTTTTTATGTTAATAAGAGAAGAAATTAAATAATCAACAGATTTATCGTTTCAAGTTTTTGGGCTTCAGTCTCTAAATGTTTGACTGGTGAAACAAACACTCTACTGTCATTGAAGGTTGACGGTAGTTTTAGGGGAGACCACTTGATCCTCTCAAGAGTAGGAATGGGTTGGGATTTGGTTAGGGTAGACCATCTCTAGATTAGGAATGGGTCAGAGATTTGGGTAGGGTAGACCCTCTCTAGATTAGGAATGGGTCAGAGATCTGGGAATGGTAGACTCTCTCTAGATTAGGAATGGGTCAGAGATTTGGGTAGGGTAGACCCTCTCTAGATTAGGAATGGGTGGGAGATTTGGGAAGGGTAGGCTCTCTAGATTAGGAATGGGTCAGAGATTAGGGAGGGATAGGAGGACTTGtacagtgtcaaaggtcatcacaTTGTTTTAGACAGAGGTAGAGAGAAATATAGAGAGAATAAAAGAAAGCAAATGTGTTAGACTTTGCTAACTTTCAGAAAGCATATATCTAAATCTATGCGAAACAAAGTGAGGATGGCTGCAATGCTGAAGTTAACATGAAATGTGAAAGACTACGAAGATTGTGAGTTTTTGTCCCAATATTAGTTCTGTAACTAGTGAAAGGTGAATGAAAATGCTGCCAAAgcacatgaatatgcaatagtCATTACTATGTTATATGACCCATATTTAATACAAATGCAGAATAAAGGAGAAAAATTGGGTACTGGTAACACTGGGCGCCCTTGCAGAATAAAATCTCACCTTTCGCACATTGAGGTCAGTTACCAATGACCTTTCGATATGAAAAGGCTATTATCCCAAAAATGATGTCAGATGAAACTAAATGACCTGTATGGTTTGTTTTAGCCTTTCATTTTGCATCAtacatttaattatatatatcagGCAGATTTGCTTGTTACGATACCTTTAAGATCTATGTCTCTTTTGGTTCCaatttcaactttaactttacttGAATTTGAGTAGCATCTTGGGCTTACATAAAGAAAGGCATAAAACTGACTTTTTCCACACCACAGCTTCTCCACTCtcaatcctccccccccccaaccccctcccctatcTGCAATTGGAGGAGTCCATATTCAAATCTTACGGGAAACACAGACTTAAAATTGTGGCTTTTCTTTAGTCTACAAGGCGGGAAATAACATCATTTTAACCAATAACCGGTTTTGTAACAGACAGTAGTGGAAATTGAGTTGAGCTTATGATCAGCATTCCTCCCTTTGTAGTATTCCATTCCAATCCGATCTTTTGCAAATTAGAATATTATTTACTGCTCAAATACTCTTGAAATGAATGCTTTTCTTCGGCATAAACTCAGGTGCAActgtttatttttcttccttcaattcaaatcaaaacaaaaaaatgttccaCTGACCTGCAAAACTCTTTTCCCCATAATGCCGAGGGGGTCCTGGTTGACCTGGATCACTTCCTTATTGAGGAGAATCTCACGAAACTCTGGAGATATGGTCCTGAGGTCGTTGGACATAAGGAGGGGGGCAGCTAGTATAGCCCACATTGCCATCTGTGCTTGGGATTGGGAAACACTCAGCGAGTAATCTCCAATAATCAGCTTGTGATGAAAAACGGAGCATACCATTAATTAATCAATAGATCGATCAATCGTTAGAAGCTTGGGAGATAATATCCCATAATCAGTTTAGAATGAAAAACAGAACATGTCACTGATCAATTGAAAGATCAATCAATTGGTAGACGAACACTCAGTGAATAATCTCCAATAATCAGCTAAgaatgaacaaaaatatatatcattaatCAATCAATAGACTAAAATttatcactgaatattcaataaccCTATGAAGCTGAACTTTTGTACATAAGAAGCTACCATTAAGACAATAGAATAAACTACAGACTCAACCATTAAAACAAACTGAATGTATTTCCTTTACTGTTCAATCCAAAATGTAATTTCTCATCAGGTCTAATCCATTGTTACAGATGCTTACCAGTACACTCAAACAATTTAAgaagttacctttttttttaatttactttaGCTTACTTGACATATCTGAATGAGCACTACATTATAACATACTATAATGTCCAGTGATACCTTTATTAATGTTTTCACTGATTTTGCAAACGTTTCTGTCATTGCAATACAGATTACATTACTTAACCCTGATTCATATGGCTGATTAAACCCTGATTCATAAGGCTGCTTGAAACCCTGATTTGTGAGGCTGCTTGAAATCCTGATTCTGGTTTTAATAGGTGACTGTATTAAACTATTGTTCATATAGACTGGAATATCCCAGAGAATGCTGTTAACCACAGAGTTTCAGTACAACTAGAGATGGGATCATCCATTAATTATCATTCACTAGTGGAAACAACTGTTTTGATAGCAGTCCAAGACTGACTCATAACAATCACATCGTGCGTGACACTGGGACAGCCAAAGTACAGAGCAACTCAACGAGTCAAAGTTTAAGAGAGTAACTATAGCTCTTACCATGTCAGGATCGGAAAAGTTTCCAGGTCCGACCACCGGCCCCCATTGATCTGTGATATTGGCCTGGTAGTCAATGATCTTGAGTACACTGTCCCATGAATCTTGTATATCCACAAAGTTCCTCCAAATGTTACAGTGAGATGCAACAGACTGGTAGTCTATCTGTAGAACAAGGAAAGACCAAGCTAAAAATTACTTCTTGTCTTGGCGGAAGACTTGATGAACGAACGCATGAGATAATTAATTGCATGAGCGATGATTTAAACAGTCTAACAGAGTGTAAACACCAGTATCGTTATATGATACATGAACTATCCTTCATCCACAACATGACAACAGTGTGTATTGTATATGTGAACAAGACAGTGAGTATCAGAGATCAGGTTTCACTTACTAGCAGAATTGGAGATGTTCTAGATTACTGGTATATACAGGAAGGTGTTAGAGATGCTCTATCCAGATTAAATCCCTCACCCCaacctcacccctcccccctcttccctATCAGTACATTGGATGAGATATGGTTAATGCTATTCAGTATCTAGTCATGTGATTGACAGGCAGGCTCACGCACTTACAAACTTAAAAGTATTAATAGCCTTTCCAAGGGATTGCTGAAGCTTCCAGTCTAGAAAACCTTTGTTCAAAGTGCCATGTCAAGATTTCACTTGTTTTCATCTCTGATTTTCCAGCCCCCCCGCCCCCCTAGCTCTATTAGAACCAACCGAGATCTTTCAGTTGTTACATGTTAGATTTGAGATCAGCTGTGGTTACTGTTTTTAGAGTTGTTGTGTTAACAAGACAAGAGCATCAGAGACAAAAATGAGCTTGAATGAAATGATTTACTGGAGTAACCAAAATGAAAGAGTATCTGAAAGCAGAAATAAAAACTGGAAGGAATCAAATGGAGGTACCAACCGGGATGCCTTTGCCTCTCTCATAATCAGGCCAACTGCAGGAGAAGAGGATGGGACGGCCAGTGGCATTCAGATATTGTCCCATCTCTGGATAACCTGTGGGTAGGAAGTTAAGATTTCAAGCTTGTAGTAAATGAAGCATAGGTGACCCATCGGATTCAAATCAAATTGGAGGCTTAATACATCACAGCAGTCTCCATCAGAGTGCATGTTAGGATatcataaaacttactggtttagaTATTTACGactgacgagcttacctgtctcctcacaaccttagcacctcattctaccgtgcctaatATGCCCTGgcaatcttttaacactgtgcaccctcaacATAAAGGTAAATTAACTTTGAATACTTATCCATATTATTTCATGGAGGGTTACCTTTCTTCATTAATGAGATATCTACGTTGCAGCCATCCATCTTAAACATATCAATTCCCCACTCGGCAAATCTGTTGGCATCTTTCTCCAAGTAATTTAAGCTCCCAGGATAACCAGCACAAGTCTTACTTCCAAAGTCACCATAGATACCCAGCTTCAGCCCTTTCTTGTGCATCTGTAATGGGTGAGGATACGTTTCATTTAAAGTATTAATAGAAATATAATGAGTACATTGATGACAAATTCAATGAACAATCAAGAAAATTGACCAATTTCTAATTTGAGGACTTAAAAATAATCTAAGAATAACACCCCACAGTCAACCAATTAAATTACTGCTAACAAGGGAAATGTAAACCAGTAAAAGTCACTTAGTGGTACAGTTTATATGTGCAGATATAGCCCTCAGCAGTACTGCTTATATGTACAGATACAGCCCTCAGTATTACTGCTTATATGTACAGATACAGCCCTCAGTGGTACTGCTacatgcaagggcggcggaaccggggggggcacagggggcacgtgcccccccacttttcctcaggttaaaaatgtgccctttttctacataaaaatttctaaataaaaaaagagtttacaaagcgaaacccacgtcaaattaaatatttcgggaagttttaaatgtttactaccataggcaaaggagcccaatttgatttgggggggctgtaacgacttgcccgaataatattatccaaatttttcgcgcgcgtttaacatgttaatgtgcatatcatataggcatgcaaaggttattacatcgcatgccaataacatacaatcatgtGCCGTGTTATTAcacttccatattggttagaattattgggaaagtcgttacaataataatgatcataataatatcagtttaaccattcaaAAACACATaaccctaccccatcctttcgtattttgacatatttcatttgctttcatgcatgtatcgttcgcgtgtgcagggacttggactttatgatttcacctcattttgtctcgaaaggaaacttgttccttgtttcccaatttgcacattagatattgcagtgctagtatgcattgcttccttgaggaggggggaggggcgttgatggagtgatgtgtatacgcaaataagataatacaataagagttatgaagggtgctaaatatcaggctgcatcagtccaatcgaatttctgcaaagtgcccttcgacgttggtgcccccccagattaaaagtgcttccgccgcccttggctaCATGTACAGATGCAGTAGCAACAGCAACAAGAAAGGAAGGGGACAGAGACACTAAACATTTCTTATTTCCTTTGAATTACTGTCTCATTTTCACACCTCAAAATGAGTTGATCTCAACTGAACATTTAACAAATTAACTTATTTCGTTCACTACTTACGATTGCCTCTGACATTAATCTAAGTATGTGAATGACAGAAAGCTAAGTGGgacattatatacatatttgaaaTGAGCAAAGAAGTTCTTGGCTGGGACGGGATTAGAACCATTGACCTCAGGATTAGATCAGTCTATTTGTTCAACAAACTAGCACGTGATGACTGTACTATCTTCAGGGAGATAATACATTGCTGACAATGCACTTAAATGGCAAGAAACAAAACTCTGCTTAAGAGGCtctacaaatattttgtagGCTGCTTTATCTAACATAACAATAAACAGGTTAGATTCAACATGATAATACACTGGAACTATTCAGTATTGACTGTATCTCATATCACACATAAACCATTTCATGGACAGAGATGTCGTTTCAAGCTCTGCTACTGTAGTGGAAAATGTATCAACTCTTTCATGTTGATTCTCAGTCTACTCTCTCTGCtttgaaaatgaataataaacaaGTTTCTGATGCACATTGAACAGGAGAAGCATTACTCACTCAACACAGACTCCAACGTAAAGAAGAACAGTATGGTTCAGGTTCTAACCACATTTCTaccattaacattaacaaacaCTGCAATGATTATTTGATCACAATACAGCATCCTTACTTTGATGCTACAATACACCGAGTCAGCTGCCTAAAAACAAACATCATCTGATCTTTGAACATCATAAACAAAATTCATCAACCAGATGGCAAAAGGATTTTATGATTAGTGGCGACTGACTGCCGCataaaaatgttcagttctgaacAATAATTTTCAAAAGTGATTGTGCACACTAAGATGTTCTCTGGCAATAATAGTCAGTGGTAATTGTCAGTAGTTAATTGTCTTCAAAGTCGGACGTAATGTGGCCGTAATTTCGAGTGGAGCTCGTTAGtaattacagtactgtatgtgaaTGTCAACCTGTTAACGGAACATGAAACTAGTGCCACAGCACTGCACACTGCGCTAGGTGGTCACACCTTTCCAATACAAACCCAGTCTGCATAGCGAACACTTGGGAATGTCATTTCAAAGATTTCAACAACTTCACTAGCCAATAACCAATCGAGCAGCACGGTTCGGGAAGATTTGACCACTTTTGCCTGCATAACATGTTACGAATATTGGGGCATCAAACTGAGACAAATACTGTACGCGAGGGCCACATAAGTGCAACATGCATGAAGAAGGAACATGGAGTAAATCCTATAATTGAAGCTGGTTTTCAACCCAGGCTTCAAAGAACTCTGATGTTTTACTGATGTTTTACAGCATTATTCATACATTTAGGAAGATTAATGTTGGAACTGTGTTAAATAAACTAGGATCAATCTTGCAGGCAGAAGTCTGCCAAATGTAACAAATACCGGGTAGATTGTGCATAAGATATCATTTTGCTGCCTCTGTAAATTTGCATGGGAGGTATAGAGCTATTCTAGAATTTCACATTACACTATATTTGTCTCCCATATGCAGTGATTTCAAAATCAAAGACTAAAAACGGTGCAAACTTCTCAACAGCCCCTATGCTATAACTCACACGCAGTTCATCTTTATTCAGGAGACCAATTCATTTCCGTGAACATTAtgtttaagaaaacaaattttacaaaaactTTATAGCAAATCATGATCTGACTCGAGGTTCATAATATTCTCATTCATGTAACTGCTTAACAAGTCTCTTAGGTCGCATTTTAAATTCTATGTTAGTAGTtactattcaaatatatattgtcaTCAAAACATAAAGCTCAGTAAATCCAGCTAGAACACAAATTCAGACACAACGACAAATATACAAGCCAAACATCTAAACTTATATAAAGGTAGTTTTGCTAAATACTCCTCTTTAGAACAGATGGACAAATTTAcaacaaagaaaatgtttcacaaGATACAAAGTGCATTCCTTGATGATCAACACCATGTTAGGTCATTAAACTGACGGTGTAATCCTGGAAGATATGACTACATTGGATACTTTCAATAATTCTGTTTCTTCCATGAATTTGTCCCTACCGAAGTCACTTAAAATGCTTCAGTTACTTACATAATCAGCCAGAGCTTTCATCCCCGATGGAAAGCGCTTTGAATCAGGGTTAAGGTTTCCATTTTCATCTCTGGTTTTGTTGGACCAGCAATCATCAATGTTGACATATTCATAACCGGCATCTCTGTAACCATCCTCCACTAACCTGTCAGCCATGGCCATGTAGAGATTTTCACTGAAAACAAGAATGCTGGGTTACTTTC contains the following coding sequences:
- the LOC139979989 gene encoding alpha-N-acetylgalactosaminidase-like isoform X5 — translated: MKSLIQQAIVFVCFTTLAYGLQNGLARTPPMGWLSWERFRCNTDCDNHPDSCISENLYMAMADRLVEDGYRDAGYEYVNIDDCWSNKTRDENGNLNPDSKRFPSGMKALADYMHKKGLKLGIYGDFGSKTCAGYPGSLNYLEKDANRFAEWGIDMFKMDGCNVDISLMKKGYPEMGQYLNATGRPILFSCSWPDYERGKGIPVDYQSVASHCNIWRNFVDIQDSWDSVLKIIDYQANITDQWGPVVGPGNFSDPDMLIIGDYSLSVSQSQAQMAMWAILAAPLLMSNDLRTISPEFREILLNKEVIQVNQDPLGIMGKRVLQNTTKNVLIEAWTRPLSMDAYAVAFVSRNIKLAIYVNTTLTQLQVTGYKAYHIVDLYTGVYWGLIDVDHPLVVKVPPNGAVLLKASVTI
- the LOC139979989 gene encoding alpha-N-acetylgalactosaminidase-like isoform X3, giving the protein MKSLIQQAIVFVCFTTLAYGLQNGLARTPPMGWLSWERFRCNTDCDNHPDSCISENLYMAMADRLVEDGYRDAGYEYVNIDDCWSNKTRDENGNLNPDSKRFPSGMKALADYMHKKGLKLGIYGDFGSKTCAGYPGSLNYLEKDANRFAEWGIDMFKMDGCNVDISLMKKGYPEMGQYLNATGRPILFSCSWPDYERGKGIPIDYQSVASHCNIWRNFVDIQDSWDSVLKIIDYQANITDQWGPVVGPGNFSDPDMLIIGDYSLSVSQSQAQMAMWAILAAPLLMSNDLRTISPEFREILLNKEVIQVNQDPLGIMGKRVLQNTTKNVLIEAWTRPLSMDAYAVAFVSRNIKLAIYVNTTLTQLQVTGYKAYHIVDLYTGVYWGLIDVDHPLVVKVPPNGAVLLKASVTI
- the LOC139979989 gene encoding alpha-N-acetylgalactosaminidase-like isoform X6, which gives rise to MKSLIQQAIVFVCFTTLAYGLQNGLARTPPMGWLSWERFRCNTDCDNHPDSCISENLYMAMADRLVEDGYRDAGYEYVNIDDCWSNKTRDENGNLNPDSKRFPSGMKALADYMHKKGLKLGIYGDFGSKTCAGYPGSLNYLEKDANRFAEWGIDMFKMDGCNVDISLMKKGYPEMGQYLNATGRPILFSCSWPDYERGKGIPIDYQSVASHCNIWRNFVDIQDSWDSVLKIIDYQANITDQWGPVVGPGNFSDPDMLIIGDYSLSVSQSQAQMAMWAILAAPLLMSNDLRTISPEFREILLNKEVIQVNQDPLGIMGKRVLQISNTTEAWMRPISDHWAVSFLNRDPSTSAEISVSLDKLKLPTKKVEGFDALDLFTGKYYGYMTPDAIFNCTVAPNGVTFLRFGMAE
- the LOC139979989 gene encoding alpha-N-acetylgalactosaminidase-like isoform X2, which translates into the protein MKSLIQQAIVFVCFTTLAYGLQNGLARTPPMGWLSWERFRCNTDCDNHPDSCISENLYMAMADRLVEDGYRDAGYEYVNIDDCWSNKTRDENGNLNPDSKRFPSGMKALADYMHKKGLKLGIYGDFGSKTCAGYPGSLNYLEKDANRFAEWGIDMFKMDGCNVDISLMKKGYPEMGQYLNATGRPILFSCSWPDYERGKGIPVDYQSVASHCNIWRNFVDIQDSWDSVLKIIDYQANITDQWGPVVGPGNFSDPDMLIIGDYSLSVSQSQAQMAMWAILAAPLLMSNDLRTISPEFREILLNKEVIQVNQDPLGIMGKRVLQIGKVQVWMKTLQSYEYAVAFLNEDDYGMPKNVTVQMGSLGIATGIYDVQDIFINKDFMDFSTDDKFSILVPPEGCRLLHLYPSELRHGRF
- the LOC139979989 gene encoding alpha-N-acetylgalactosaminidase-like isoform X1 encodes the protein MKSLIQQAIVFVCFTTLAYGLQNGLARTPPMGWLSWERFRCNTDCDNHPDSCISENLYMAMADRLVEDGYRDAGYEYVNIDDCWSNKTRDENGNLNPDSKRFPSGMKALADYMHKKGLKLGIYGDFGSKTCAGYPGSLNYLEKDANRFAEWGIDMFKMDGCNVDISLMKKGYPEMGQYLNATGRPILFSCSWPDYERGKGIPIDYQSVASHCNIWRNFVDIQDSWDSVLKIIDYQANITDQWGPVVGPGNFSDPDMLIIGDYSLSVSQSQAQMAMWAILAAPLLMSNDLRTISPEFREILLNKEVIQVNQDPLGIMGKRVLQIGKVQVWMKTLQSYEYAVAFLNEDDYGMPKNVTVQMGSLGIATGIYDVQDIFINKDFMDFSTDDKFSILVPPEGCRLLHLYPSELRHGRF
- the LOC139979989 gene encoding alpha-N-acetylgalactosaminidase-like isoform X4, producing the protein MKSLIQQAIVFVCFTTLAYGLQNGLARTPPMGWLSWERFRCNTDCDNHPDSCISENLYMAMADRLVEDGYRDAGYEYVNIDDCWSNKTRDENGNLNPDSKRFPSGMKALADYMHKKGLKLGIYGDFGSKTCAGYPGSLNYLEKDANRFAEWGIDMFKMDGCNVDISLMKKGYPEMGQYLNATGRPILFSCSWPDYERGKGIPIDYQSVASHCNIWRNFVDIQDSWDSVLKIIDYQANITDQWGPVVGPGNFSDPDMLIIGDYSLSVSQSQAQMAMWAILAAPLLMSNDLRTISPEFREILLNKEVIQVNQDPLGIMGKRVLQVSKTTEAWMRPTDGRWAVCFFNRGTTIPESFSVSLKKLGLPVDQELGFDALDLFSGEYIGFMDSYAIFNSTVNPSGVRLFLFGPAETK
- the LOC139979989 gene encoding alpha-N-acetylgalactosaminidase-like isoform X7, producing MKSLIQQAIVFVCFTTLAYGLQNGLARTPPMGWLSWERFRCNTDCDNHPDSCISENLYMAMADRLVEDGYRDAGYEYVNIDDCWSNKTRDENGNLNPDSKRFPSGMKALADYMHKKGLKLGIYGDFGSKTCAGYPGSLNYLEKDANRFAEWGIDMFKMDGCNVDISLMKKGYPEMGQYLNATGRPILFSCSWPDYERGKGIPIDYQSVASHCNIWRNFVDIQDSWDSVLKIIDYQANITDQWGPVVGPGNFSDPDMLIIGDYSLSVSQSQAQMAMWAILAAPLLMSNDLRTISPEFREILLNKEVIQVNQDPLGIMGKRVLQIKETEVWLKRLQFWDEWAIVMFNRGSTNATITLRLADIGFDYMLGYELRDLFKHVEIGHVERFTQKEYTIPATGVLMAYAYPSE